The Pseudoalteromonas sp. UG3-2 genome contains a region encoding:
- a CDS encoding sensor domain-containing diguanylate cyclase, with protein MSKINKAKHWLDLKKLILILATLCVLTSLFNALFATYQVQKETMIKDTLESNHAYAAKLADVTDLFLQSVLAQLSNSSQLVANNFTNKEAVNTELKQLLQRTNSFDSIVLVDAKGQIIDALPASLDVTGTLLTNEVLTSPLRDQTPKIIGPFVSPAGNLMVSPTYPIFSSQQEFLGFIAAGIYLKGDNILGKLLASHHHRDETYVYVTGPNGKLIYHHDETRIGEDVSVNQVVQKLKANQFGAEEIKNTLGVDMLAGFAPITTSQWGVVAQRPLQITMSQLNHTMIHVIKTTAPFTVLLLICVLGLGTLIAKPLWRMAKITEQVQDGRNTTFPSVPTWYYEAAWLNQAMQHSVKSLGEQIQRFDDERQQDQLTGLYNRRGMEKWLASAAEHNIAFSIIALDIDHFKQVNDSFGHDVGDVVIKKLAELMRQNARGDDHLCRSGGEEFLMFLPRVDLEQAIKIAERLRVCTEQTQFDVAGHITISLGVSHWPLCSEDMLHALKLADRSLYQAKANGRNQVEQAVAANHQVA; from the coding sequence GTGAGTAAAATCAACAAAGCCAAGCATTGGTTAGATCTTAAAAAATTAATACTCATTCTGGCCACCTTGTGTGTATTAACGTCATTATTTAATGCGTTATTTGCAACCTATCAAGTGCAAAAGGAAACAATGATCAAGGATACACTTGAGTCTAACCACGCTTATGCAGCAAAATTGGCCGATGTCACCGATCTTTTTTTGCAATCAGTTTTGGCGCAGCTCAGTAATTCAAGTCAATTAGTAGCTAATAACTTTACTAATAAAGAGGCGGTTAATACTGAGCTTAAACAGTTACTCCAGCGCACCAATAGCTTTGACTCTATAGTGCTGGTTGATGCCAAAGGGCAGATCATCGATGCCTTGCCTGCGTCACTAGACGTCACTGGGACGTTACTCACCAATGAAGTGCTCACCTCGCCACTGCGAGATCAAACTCCAAAAATAATCGGCCCATTTGTCTCACCTGCTGGCAACTTAATGGTCAGCCCAACATACCCTATTTTTTCATCGCAGCAGGAGTTTTTAGGTTTTATTGCCGCAGGAATTTACCTCAAAGGAGATAATATTTTAGGGAAACTGTTGGCCAGCCATCACCATCGCGACGAAACGTACGTGTATGTCACAGGACCCAATGGTAAATTAATTTACCACCACGATGAAACCCGCATTGGCGAAGACGTGTCAGTCAATCAGGTAGTGCAAAAATTAAAAGCGAACCAGTTTGGCGCAGAAGAAATAAAGAATACTTTAGGCGTTGATATGCTGGCAGGATTCGCACCTATAACTACTAGCCAGTGGGGGGTAGTGGCACAACGACCATTACAAATCACCATGTCGCAACTAAACCACACCATGATACATGTGATTAAAACTACCGCACCGTTCACGGTCTTATTATTAATTTGCGTGTTAGGCTTAGGCACCTTAATCGCAAAACCACTCTGGCGAATGGCCAAAATAACTGAGCAAGTACAAGACGGCCGTAATACTACTTTCCCTAGTGTACCAACGTGGTACTATGAAGCCGCTTGGTTAAATCAGGCCATGCAACATAGCGTAAAGAGTCTTGGCGAACAAATTCAGCGCTTTGATGATGAACGCCAGCAAGATCAGCTAACGGGCCTTTATAACCGTCGAGGTATGGAGAAGTGGTTAGCCTCGGCAGCTGAGCATAACATTGCCTTTAGTATCATTGCCCTTGATATTGACCACTTTAAGCAAGTTAATGATAGCTTTGGCCATGATGTCGGTGATGTGGTGATCAAAAAACTCGCTGAATTGATGCGCCAGAATGCTCGTGGCGATGATCATTTGTGCCGTTCCGGTGGTGAAGAGTTCTTGATGTTTTTGCCTCGAGTGGACTTAGAACAAGCCATTAAAATAGCCGAGCGTTTACGAGTGTGCACTGAGCAAACACAGTTTGATGTTGCCGGACATATCACTATTTCGTTAGGCGTTTCCCATTGGCCACTGTGCTCGGAGGATATGCTTCATGCCTTAAAGCTTGCAGATCGGAGCTTATACCAAGCCAAGGCCAATGGTCGTAACCAAGTAGAGCAAGCCGTTGCTGCCAATCACCAAGTTGCTTAG
- a CDS encoding putative bifunctional diguanylate cyclase/phosphodiesterase, whose product MGQFVDDDRQVNTVMYYRDGKIVDNITYDLQGTPCMDAKQSQGVCAIFDCLQQRYHEDELLNVLNIEGYLAVTLRALDHTPIGILVCLFDEHTAISSEDKAFFQELGHLVATELNHNLELAKQDRLVKQLAKGEEIAQLCTWSWQLKQDKHYFSSHFAQLVKTPNCEASLSTLLNALVADDKSRLQGALERIASGECRHIDLRVALTTADEHSGLLHINGQVENADDNSKEPVFTATIQEISYLAALTKQLELTNVVFEHATEAIMITNKNNKIIMVNRAFEQLTGYTGFELYGQDPGVLSSGQQDKTFYHSMWQSLMRTGHWKGEIHNRRKNGQIYPEELTLSVVKDEQGNIVNYVGIFRDITDWKRNEAQLTFYANHEPLTALLNRRSFMQRLEEQISEARSQGGSCSLIFIGLDRFKEVNDVFGPEVGDKVLVSVAKRLKNAVRQNDISARYGGDEFAILLTNSDVDNGLSIAKKLSHKLSLPYVFNDITIEITVSTGVAQLEPGSKITAVNLLRNAAHALNSVKKTERGRVALHDVSIQNAYLNKIKLKDKLKKAIKTQSLSVHYQPIVDAKSNQISKFEALVRWFDDEYGLVSPGTFIPIAEEFGLIHLVGQFVLERSCKDLAMLHRAGFTHIGFSINRSVSEFKTSTNQVKLITKAIETAGIDYSAITIEVTESLASDRLTWKKLNEIREHGVKLSLDDFCTGYSSLSNLIENQVDYLKIDKSFIDSLLTDRSKQVMVDCLIDLSDKLGIHVIAEGVEHYNQLQQLRELGCHHIQGFYFSPAKDIDACLALLQQGAFNEQSETISYGQQGR is encoded by the coding sequence GTGGGCCAGTTTGTCGATGATGACCGCCAAGTAAACACCGTAATGTACTACCGTGACGGCAAAATAGTAGACAACATCACCTATGATTTGCAAGGCACACCCTGCATGGACGCCAAGCAAAGCCAAGGAGTGTGCGCAATATTCGATTGCTTGCAACAGCGTTATCACGAAGATGAACTACTCAATGTGTTGAACATTGAAGGTTACCTTGCTGTTACCTTGAGAGCGCTCGATCATACGCCAATTGGCATTTTAGTGTGTTTATTCGATGAACACACAGCCATATCCAGTGAAGACAAAGCGTTTTTCCAAGAGCTCGGTCACCTGGTAGCCACAGAATTAAATCACAACCTTGAACTTGCCAAACAAGATAGACTGGTAAAACAACTTGCTAAAGGCGAAGAAATCGCACAACTATGCACTTGGTCGTGGCAACTTAAACAAGACAAACATTACTTTTCTAGCCATTTTGCTCAGTTAGTGAAAACGCCGAATTGCGAGGCTTCTTTATCTACGCTGTTAAATGCCTTGGTGGCTGATGACAAGTCTCGTTTACAAGGCGCGCTGGAACGCATTGCCTCAGGTGAGTGTCGGCATATAGATTTGCGTGTCGCCCTTACCACAGCAGATGAGCACTCTGGTTTATTGCACATTAATGGGCAAGTTGAAAACGCCGATGATAATTCAAAAGAGCCCGTTTTCACTGCCACCATCCAAGAAATTAGCTATCTTGCAGCATTAACAAAGCAACTTGAACTCACTAATGTGGTGTTTGAGCATGCCACAGAAGCCATCATGATCACTAACAAGAATAATAAAATTATCATGGTTAATAGGGCGTTTGAGCAGCTCACAGGCTACACAGGTTTTGAGTTGTATGGTCAAGACCCTGGTGTCTTATCCTCTGGCCAGCAAGATAAAACCTTTTATCACAGCATGTGGCAATCACTGATGCGAACTGGGCATTGGAAAGGTGAGATCCATAACCGCCGTAAAAATGGCCAGATCTACCCAGAAGAACTTACCCTGAGCGTGGTTAAAGATGAACAAGGCAACATAGTCAATTACGTTGGCATCTTTCGTGATATCACTGACTGGAAACGTAACGAGGCTCAGCTTACCTTTTATGCCAATCACGAGCCACTCACCGCGTTATTGAACCGCCGAAGCTTTATGCAGCGTTTAGAAGAGCAAATCTCCGAGGCCAGAAGTCAAGGTGGTAGTTGTTCGCTTATTTTTATCGGTTTAGACCGCTTTAAAGAAGTAAATGATGTGTTTGGTCCTGAGGTAGGCGACAAAGTGCTGGTATCTGTGGCCAAGCGACTAAAAAATGCCGTACGACAAAATGACATTAGTGCTCGTTATGGTGGCGATGAATTTGCTATTTTACTGACTAATAGCGATGTTGATAATGGTCTAAGCATCGCCAAAAAACTCTCGCATAAGCTGTCTCTGCCTTATGTCTTCAATGACATTACCATCGAAATTACCGTTTCAACGGGCGTGGCACAACTTGAGCCTGGCTCGAAAATAACGGCGGTAAATTTGCTTCGAAATGCCGCCCACGCACTTAATAGTGTAAAGAAAACAGAGCGAGGGCGAGTGGCGCTCCACGACGTTTCAATTCAAAATGCCTACCTGAACAAAATTAAGCTTAAAGACAAACTTAAAAAAGCGATAAAAACACAATCGCTTAGTGTTCATTATCAACCAATTGTTGATGCCAAGAGTAACCAGATCAGCAAATTCGAAGCCTTAGTTCGCTGGTTTGACGATGAGTATGGCTTGGTTTCGCCTGGTACCTTTATTCCCATTGCCGAAGAGTTTGGCCTGATTCATCTGGTTGGTCAGTTTGTCTTGGAGCGTAGCTGCAAAGATCTGGCCATGCTCCATCGCGCCGGATTTACCCATATTGGTTTTTCAATTAACCGCTCGGTTAGTGAATTTAAAACCTCGACCAACCAAGTCAAGCTTATCACTAAAGCCATTGAAACAGCAGGTATTGATTACTCTGCAATCACCATAGAGGTGACCGAATCTTTAGCATCAGACCGCTTAACTTGGAAAAAGCTCAATGAGATACGCGAGCATGGGGTAAAACTTTCTTTGGATGACTTTTGTACGGGCTACTCATCGTTGAGTAATCTAATTGAAAACCAAGTCGATTACTTAAAGATAGACAAAAGCTTTATTGATAGCTTACTGACCGACCGCAGCAAGCAAGTGATGGTGGATTGCTTGATTGATCTTAGTGACAAGCTAGGGATCCATGTTATTGCCGAAGGGGTTGAGCACTACAACCAACTGCAGCAGCTCAGGGAGCTTGGTTGTCATCACATTCAAGGCTTTTACTTTAGCCCTGCCAAAGACATTGACGCTTGCCTCGCGCTACTGCAGCAGGGCGCGTTTAATGAACAAAGCGAGACTATAAGTTATGGCCAGCAAGGGCGCTAA
- the hemH gene encoding ferrochelatase, which produces MSRFSAITDNPHEGRFNAKTGILLTNLGSPDAPTAKALKVYLAEFLADPRIVEIPRLIWLMILHGIILRVRPKKSAKAYQTVWTDVGSPLIAISKAQAAKVEAQLRAEGYDNIEVELAMRYGNPSIESGLEKLRDKGITRIIVMPLYPQYSSATTGSTFDQVAKVLRGWRWVPELHFINGYHKLPEYIESLAASIQEDLKQHGEPDKWVFSYHGTPKLFLERGDPYHCFCQQTTRLVVEKLGLDKDKVITTFQSRFGKAEWLQPYTDKTLESLPEQGVKNIAILSPAFSADCLETLEELEVENREVFEEAGGEHYRYIPALNDRDDHIAAINALLKPLL; this is translated from the coding sequence GTGTCTCGCTTTTCTGCAATAACAGACAATCCTCATGAAGGACGATTTAACGCTAAAACAGGTATTCTGCTCACCAACCTTGGCAGCCCAGATGCCCCTACTGCAAAAGCACTGAAAGTCTATCTTGCCGAGTTTTTGGCCGACCCCCGGATCGTTGAAATCCCACGCCTTATTTGGTTGATGATTTTACATGGCATTATTCTTAGGGTAAGACCAAAAAAATCGGCCAAAGCATACCAAACTGTATGGACAGACGTAGGTTCACCCCTTATTGCCATTAGTAAAGCACAAGCTGCCAAAGTGGAGGCGCAATTGCGGGCCGAGGGCTATGACAATATTGAGGTTGAATTAGCCATGCGATATGGCAATCCTTCAATCGAATCCGGACTGGAAAAACTCAGAGACAAAGGCATAACCCGGATCATAGTCATGCCCTTGTATCCACAATATTCTAGTGCCACAACTGGCTCTACGTTCGACCAAGTTGCTAAGGTGTTGCGCGGATGGCGTTGGGTGCCTGAATTGCATTTTATAAACGGTTATCATAAGCTGCCTGAATACATTGAGTCACTGGCGGCCTCGATACAAGAAGACTTAAAGCAACACGGCGAACCAGACAAGTGGGTGTTTTCATACCATGGTACGCCAAAGTTGTTTTTAGAGCGTGGCGACCCGTACCATTGTTTTTGCCAACAAACGACTCGCTTAGTGGTAGAAAAGCTTGGCCTAGATAAAGACAAAGTAATCACTACCTTCCAAAGCCGCTTTGGTAAAGCGGAATGGCTGCAACCCTATACCGATAAAACACTCGAATCTCTTCCTGAGCAAGGGGTTAAAAACATTGCGATTTTGAGCCCAGCATTCAGTGCCGATTGCTTAGAAACGTTAGAAGAGCTGGAAGTTGAAAACCGTGAGGTATTTGAAGAAGCCGGTGGTGAGCATTACCGCTATATTCCTGCGCTTAACGATCGTGATGACCATATTGCTGCGATTAACGCATTGTTAAAACCACTGCTTTAA
- a CDS encoding alkaline phosphatase family protein, with the protein MIKYLLCALLLVPTIVCAQPPSTILISIDGFRWDYIEKHNAKHIGKLASEGVRVNKLIPQYPSKTFPNHLSLITGLKPINHGLVDNHFCDNQRQQCYKMGRGKIDSSWIQGVPLWNLVKMHGYKSAAYFWPESDARINGMTPDYYYHYAKEADYQNRLDQIVSWLQLPQAQRPLFIASYFSLVDTKGHEFGPEHPQTKAAVHYIDELIGKFVSNLKSKGISANLVLVSDHGMAKVNEADTIAIEPLAIPKGWMVKNSGTRVSLYTLGQPNLDVKELLQQLRDKAQGRYQVLEKSQLAKLYQGNSPRVADIVLQTQAPRVFSQTGELHYQGTHGFESNNDMAAFFVAKGPAFKSGMVIESASNLELYPTLAKVMGLTPVNSLDSDGKNLLQLIK; encoded by the coding sequence ATGATAAAATACCTTTTATGCGCTCTGCTTTTGGTTCCGACCATAGTATGTGCACAACCACCTAGCACCATTTTAATTTCCATTGATGGCTTTCGCTGGGATTACATTGAAAAACACAACGCCAAACATATTGGCAAGCTTGCCTCTGAAGGGGTGCGCGTAAACAAGCTAATTCCTCAATACCCAAGTAAAACGTTTCCTAACCACTTGTCTCTGATCACGGGTCTTAAACCCATCAATCATGGTTTAGTTGATAACCACTTTTGCGATAACCAGCGTCAGCAATGTTATAAAATGGGCCGTGGCAAGATTGATTCAAGTTGGATTCAAGGAGTGCCGCTATGGAACCTAGTTAAAATGCACGGTTATAAATCCGCTGCGTATTTTTGGCCTGAGTCAGACGCTAGGATCAATGGCATGACACCTGATTACTATTATCACTATGCCAAAGAAGCGGATTACCAAAACCGGTTAGACCAAATTGTCAGTTGGTTACAATTACCACAAGCGCAGCGACCTCTGTTTATTGCCAGTTATTTTTCTCTGGTGGATACCAAAGGTCATGAGTTTGGCCCTGAACATCCACAAACCAAAGCGGCAGTTCACTATATCGATGAGCTCATTGGAAAATTTGTCAGTAATTTAAAATCCAAAGGCATTAGCGCCAACCTCGTGCTAGTCTCTGATCATGGCATGGCTAAGGTCAATGAAGCAGACACCATCGCTATTGAACCATTAGCTATTCCAAAGGGGTGGATGGTGAAAAACAGTGGTACCCGAGTGTCATTATACACCCTTGGCCAACCTAATTTGGATGTCAAAGAGTTGCTGCAACAATTGCGCGACAAAGCACAAGGCCGATATCAGGTATTAGAGAAGTCGCAGCTAGCAAAGCTGTACCAAGGTAATTCACCACGAGTTGCCGACATCGTACTACAAACCCAAGCCCCCAGAGTGTTTAGCCAAACCGGTGAGCTCCACTATCAAGGCACTCATGGCTTTGAATCCAATAATGATATGGCGGCTTTTTTTGTCGCTAAAGGACCAGCGTTTAAGTCTGGAATGGTGATAGAAAGTGCAAGTAATTTAGAGCTCTACCCAACGCTTGCCAAAGTGATGGGATTAACGCCCGTTAACTCATTAGATAGTGACGGCAAGAACTTGCTACAGCTAATTAAATAA
- a CDS encoding methyl-accepting chemotaxis protein: MRTNHPVTQQEKTFSVDSKLISVTDLQGNITDCNQAFVDISGFSREELIGQPHNIVRHPDMPVEAFRTMWAQLKIGKPWMGVVKNRCKNGDHYWVDAYVTPITQNGKVVGYESVRSCPNRDTVARAEALYKSVKAGQSSAITLPSLRILWPLFNIITSLLLWYFVSESGGFFWLMANMLGYSTYSTWRAKEQLQRIESELSHSFCDDIATQVYSTWDGTMASLQVRLKSERAHLDTILTRVEHAADSVSQGAHSASKEAKTTYSDLQKQQSETELVATAMNEMTTTISDVSNSVQQSAKDAQNSLELTSQTEQIANKTKTAFTDLSNTIEDIRNSVQGVSKQTDKIASAAQIIEQIAEQTNLLALNAAIEAARAGEQGRGFAVVADEVRHLAQRTQESTKEIHAIISELTASTKASVDIAEQGQAESLHGIEQLNESTDMLQQITQAVIQISDMSMQIATSVEQQATVSDDINQQVVNIAQLASNSLTSAEQVSQESIALEHTANDMHELIVRFKRK, from the coding sequence ATGCGGACCAACCACCCAGTCACTCAACAAGAAAAAACCTTCTCAGTAGATAGCAAGCTTATTTCAGTTACTGATTTGCAAGGCAACATTACCGATTGTAATCAGGCCTTTGTCGACATCAGTGGCTTTTCCAGAGAAGAACTCATAGGCCAACCTCATAATATTGTTAGGCATCCAGATATGCCGGTGGAAGCCTTTCGCACCATGTGGGCGCAGTTAAAAATAGGTAAGCCTTGGATGGGGGTGGTGAAAAACCGCTGTAAAAATGGCGACCATTACTGGGTTGATGCTTATGTCACCCCAATCACTCAAAACGGCAAAGTGGTCGGCTATGAATCCGTTAGAAGTTGCCCTAATCGTGATACAGTAGCAAGGGCAGAAGCGTTATATAAAAGTGTCAAAGCCGGGCAAAGCAGTGCTATTACACTGCCTTCACTACGCATTTTGTGGCCACTATTCAATATTATCACCTCGCTACTGCTGTGGTACTTTGTTTCAGAGTCTGGCGGATTCTTTTGGTTAATGGCCAATATGCTTGGCTATTCAACTTATTCAACTTGGCGTGCAAAGGAACAATTACAACGCATTGAGTCGGAGTTATCGCATAGCTTTTGCGATGACATAGCAACTCAGGTTTACTCTACCTGGGATGGCACCATGGCTTCACTGCAAGTACGCCTTAAAAGCGAGCGCGCTCACCTAGATACCATATTAACTCGTGTTGAGCATGCTGCCGACTCGGTTTCGCAAGGTGCACATTCAGCCAGTAAAGAAGCGAAAACGACTTACTCTGACCTGCAAAAGCAACAAAGTGAAACTGAACTCGTTGCAACTGCAATGAACGAAATGACGACCACTATTAGTGATGTCTCTAACAGTGTGCAACAAAGCGCTAAAGATGCGCAAAATTCATTAGAGTTAACCTCTCAAACAGAGCAGATAGCCAACAAGACCAAAACAGCGTTTACAGATCTGAGTAACACCATCGAAGATATTCGTAATTCAGTGCAAGGGGTGTCTAAACAAACAGACAAAATTGCTTCTGCAGCACAGATCATTGAACAAATAGCTGAGCAAACCAATCTTCTAGCACTGAATGCTGCCATTGAAGCGGCACGAGCAGGTGAGCAGGGTAGAGGATTTGCCGTGGTGGCCGATGAAGTGCGTCACCTTGCCCAACGCACCCAAGAGTCAACCAAGGAAATACATGCCATTATTTCTGAATTAACCGCCAGCACGAAAGCGTCGGTGGATATTGCCGAGCAAGGTCAGGCGGAATCATTACATGGCATTGAACAGCTCAATGAAAGCACTGATATGCTGCAGCAAATCACTCAAGCCGTGATCCAAATCAGCGATATGTCGATGCAGATAGCCACCTCAGTTGAGCAGCAAGCCACGGTTTCAGATGACATCAATCAACAAGTAGTGAATATTGCACAACTAGCTAGCAATAGCTTAACCAGTGCGGAGCAGGTGTCACAGGAGAGTATTGCGCTCGAGCATACCGCCAACGACATGCATGAATTGATTGTACGCTTCAAACGCAAATAA
- a CDS encoding YfcC family protein, giving the protein MANTLKVPHTLVLLLGMMCIALISTWVVPQGFFETATTDSGRQVVLAGTYHLAEQTVGLTPWDLLKAIPRAFAAAQDVIFFVMIVGGVLAIARATGTVDALIGRLLEKHGDKPQKLIFMVVFCFAIASSTIGTAGEYIPFVLILVALCKAMKLDAMTAVGMIIAGYGIGYGVSAFNPFTVLIAQQIAEVPVYSGIWLRFAIFLPFVLIGFHHVWQYSKRVQANPEKSMMTDVTCPLAGQAQPSYPTLNNRHKLILSSFIITLGVAVWGIATKGWYLYELGGVFIAWGIVIAILGKLSADEAANRFIEGVSDLVTTAILIGVARGIALILEDGQILHTIVNGLSTPLSYVAAEISAVGMLVIQTLLNMFIPSGSGQAYVTMPLMVPVGDLVGVPRQVAVLAYQFGDGFSNMIVPTNAVLMGILGMAGVPYTHWFRFCMPLMFKLMLAAATVLVLAVMFGYGLDVQPKIT; this is encoded by the coding sequence ATGGCCAACACCTTGAAAGTTCCTCATACCTTAGTGTTGCTACTGGGTATGATGTGTATTGCCCTTATTTCTACTTGGGTTGTTCCCCAAGGTTTTTTTGAGACCGCCACCACCGACTCAGGTCGCCAGGTGGTATTAGCCGGAACCTATCACTTAGCTGAGCAAACCGTAGGCTTAACCCCATGGGATTTACTTAAAGCCATTCCACGCGCTTTTGCAGCAGCCCAAGACGTTATCTTTTTTGTCATGATCGTAGGTGGTGTGTTGGCGATTGCCAGAGCCACAGGCACGGTGGATGCATTAATAGGGCGGCTACTAGAAAAGCATGGCGATAAACCACAAAAGCTGATTTTTATGGTGGTCTTTTGTTTTGCCATTGCCTCAAGCACCATCGGCACCGCAGGGGAATACATTCCGTTTGTGCTTATTTTAGTGGCCTTGTGTAAAGCCATGAAACTCGATGCCATGACCGCCGTCGGTATGATCATTGCCGGTTACGGCATTGGCTATGGCGTGTCTGCATTTAACCCTTTCACGGTATTGATAGCGCAACAAATTGCTGAAGTGCCAGTGTATTCGGGAATATGGCTGCGCTTTGCTATTTTCTTGCCTTTCGTTCTAATTGGTTTTCACCATGTTTGGCAGTATTCCAAGCGCGTACAAGCTAACCCCGAAAAGTCGATGATGACAGACGTCACTTGCCCGTTGGCAGGTCAAGCACAACCCAGTTATCCAACTCTTAATAATCGTCATAAGTTGATTTTATCCTCCTTTATTATCACTTTAGGGGTTGCCGTTTGGGGTATAGCCACCAAAGGCTGGTACTTATATGAGTTGGGTGGTGTGTTTATCGCATGGGGAATAGTCATCGCCATATTAGGTAAGCTCAGTGCTGATGAAGCGGCAAACCGCTTTATTGAGGGCGTGTCTGACCTGGTTACTACTGCCATTTTAATTGGCGTAGCCCGTGGCATCGCATTGATTTTGGAAGATGGACAAATACTTCATACCATTGTTAATGGCTTATCAACTCCACTTTCATATGTTGCTGCAGAAATCTCAGCAGTGGGTATGTTGGTGATTCAAACCTTATTAAATATGTTTATCCCATCCGGTTCTGGTCAGGCTTATGTCACTATGCCATTGATGGTGCCAGTTGGCGACTTAGTGGGTGTACCACGACAAGTTGCAGTACTGGCGTACCAATTCGGCGATGGCTTTTCAAATATGATTGTGCCCACCAATGCGGTACTGATGGGTATTCTTGGTATGGCTGGCGTGCCTTACACACATTGGTTTCGATTCTGTATGCCATTGATGTTTAAGTTAATGCTTGCTGCTGCCACAGTACTGGTACTGGCCGTGATGTTCGGGTACGGTTTAGACGTGCAACCGAAAATAACGTAA